The genomic segment TCTTTGGCAAGGAAGGTAAGTTTGTCACCTCGCGCCACATCAACGACCGCTTGGAGAAAGAGCTCGAGAAGAACCTTGCCCTGCGTGTAGAGCCCTTCGAGGACTCAACCGATAAGTGGATTGTCTCTGGCCGTGGTGTGCTCCACCTCTCAGTGCTCATCGAGACCATGCGTCGCGAGGGCTACGAGCTCCAGGTGGGTCAGCCCCAGGTTATCTATAAAGAAATTAATGGTGTGAAGCACGAGCCCGTTGAGGAACTCACCATCAACGTTCCTGAGGAGTTTGCCTCTAAGATGATCGATATGGTGACACGCCGTAAGGGCGAGATGACCTCTATGGAGAGTCAGGGCGAGCGCACCAATATCGAGTTCGACATCCCCTCACGTGGCATCATTGGTCTGCGCACCAATGTCCTCACCGCCTCTCAGGGCGAGGCCATCATGGCCCACCGTTTCAAGGAGTATCAGCCCTATAAGGGCGAGATCGAGCGTCGTGTCAACGGTTCAATGATTGCCCTCGAGACTGGTAACGCCTTTGCCTACGCCATCGACAAATTGCAGGACCGTGGTAAGTTCTTCATCGATCCAGGCGAGGATGTCTATATGGGTCAGGTTGTAGGTGAGCATGTTCACGACAACGACCTTGTTGTCAACGTCTGCAAGGCCAAGCAGCTCACCAACGTGCGTGCTTCTGGTACAGACGAAAAGGCTCGCATCATCCCCAAGGTCATCATGAGTCTTGAGGAGTGTCTGGAATACATCAAGGAGGACGAGTTGGTTGAGGTTACTCCCAAGTCGATGCGCATGCGCAAAGCCATTCTTGATCACGACCAGCGTAAGAAGGCCAGCCGTCAGTAAAAAATATTCGAGAAATATAAATAATGTGAAAAAAACGAACGATGTTGAGGTCGTTCGTTTTTTTTTATTACTTTTGTAACATCGAAAATTAAACTTTATAAGTTATGCAAAAATCAGCGATAAACATTTTGACTTGGGTAGTTTTTGTCTACTATGCCTTAGCTATGTGTTTCCTCTTTACTTGGAAAGAAGTAATTGCGCATAGCCCAATATTGCGATATGTACTTATTTCAGTTCCAGTAGTGTTAACGTTAGGATTGCTGGTATGGCTAGTTAAAGAACTTTCTAAAAAGGCTTTAGATCGAGAGCCTGGAGTTTTGTTCTCTGTGGGTGGACTGGCGTTTGTCTCATTTCTGAATGTTATAACATTATATCTGTTTCTATAATGTTTATGAAAAAGATTCCATTATTTTGTGACATTAAACAATAAATTAAGAACATTAAAATGATTAGAACTGCTTTGAATGCGTTATTTTCTAGCCAGCATGGAGAGAAGTGGTATAGTAAACGGTGCGACCGTAAGGACTATTGGTCTTCTATGTTGCTGTTGTTTCTTTTTTCTGTGTTAGTATTCATTCCCCAATACCTATGGAATGATTACATCACAGACAATCTCTTTGTGGCTCAGCTTGTTGTTGATACTGTCCTTGGCATATTTGTTTTATGTCTTTCAATATGTTTGAGTATTCAGCGTTTAAATGACGTGGGTGTTCCACTTTATGTGATAGGTTGCATTTTGTCTTTTGATATCGTTGCAGGTTGGCTCCTCAGGTATTACGATCAATTGTCATGGTACTATATTATTAATGGTGTAACATATATTATCATCCTAGGACTCTGCTGTTTGGAAAGGGATTATTTTTACAACAAGAAATGAAAAAGCATCTTATCACTCTTCTCAAGAATATCTTTGCTGCAGCTGTCGCAGCTGCTGTCGTTATTGGCGTTTTCGTGCTGATTGGCTTAGTCGATATGTCAGAATTCTTACATTACTCCTTTTCTACCTTCCTCGCTGCGCTAGTGGGGGACTATTTGCGATTATGGGATGAGAAAAGGAAGGAGAAGAAGGATAGAGAATGTTAATAGTTGCTGGGAGCATGAAAAAGAATCTTTTTACAGCCATTTATATTATCCTTATAGCAACTATTGTGTTCACCTCTTGCAGCAGTGATGAACCAAAATATGTTGACCAAGAGGCGCACGAAAAAGCCATGCAGTTGAAAGAACAGTATGGGCCACTCGTTGTTGGGACATGGCATGTTGAATATATCAAAGAGAAGGGAAGGTTCTTCGAACGCCTGACGTTCAATGCCGATGGCACTTTCACAGGAATGCGCAAGTGGCAAACTCGAAAGCTCGTCACCATTGATGGCGAGCAGTATTATACGGACTGGCAGGACTTTTATGACTATAATGGCACGTTCACAGGCACATGGAAACTGTCGTGGGAACGCGATGCCGATGGTGTTGGTTCAAACAAACTTTGGCTCTCAGCCAGCTATGACGGCGAGCGCGACTGGACATCAGCAAATGCCTATAGTCTGAATGCACGTTTCATCACTGCCAACGATTCCACACTTAGTTTCACTGGCGGCTATGTGACCAACGGCGACAGTGGTGAAACGGTCTATACGCGTGGCGAAAAGGAACCAAGTTTTTGATGGTTCCTATGATTCAAGCATCTGCAAACACCTTGCCGTCGTCGAGCGTAATCTGGAGCTTGGTGTACTCTGAGTGGAAATCGTTCTTCAGGCGATCCAGATAGCGACGGCATTCCCAAATGCACATGGGCAGGTCGTGCAGCAGGTAATTGCCGCAGGCCTCAGGACGAGTGGCAGGCACCTCGGTCTGGGTGATAATCCACTCCAGACACTCGATGGTGAGCTGGCGCATGTCCTCTGCTGTGTATGTGCCAGTCATGATGATATACATGCCTGTGAGACAGCCCATTGGACCCACATAAACTACATCGTCCTTGGCACGACTGTTGCGAAACCAGGTGGCCATGAGGTGCTCCATGCTATGCATGGCGGCAGGGGCAACGGCAGGCTCCTTGTTGGGCTCTGTGATGCGCAGGTCGAACGTGGTGAAGCCCTTGTCCTCGCGTGAGACATAGATGCCTGGCTTCAACTGTGTGTGGTCTATCGTAAAACTTTGTATTACTTCCATTTTATTTAAAATTAGGGTTAGGGATTAGAGGCTCTCCACGAAGGCGCGTGTGGTTTGGAATGAGTTCTCGGCCACGGTGTTCCAGAAATCGTGATACTGCGAGGCGTCAGTGTCGCGCAGGGGAATGTCGCTCACCACACGGAACGAGATGAACTTCACCTTGTTGATATAGCAGGTCTGGGCAATGGCGCACGACTCCATATCAACGGCCTTGGCCTCAGGGAAGTGGCCGATAATCTCGCGCATCTTGTC from the Prevotella sp. E15-22 genome contains:
- a CDS encoding DUF805 domain-containing protein, which encodes MIRTALNALFSSQHGEKWYSKRCDRKDYWSSMLLLFLFSVLVFIPQYLWNDYITDNLFVAQLVVDTVLGIFVLCLSICLSIQRLNDVGVPLYVIGCILSFDIVAGWLLRYYDQLSWYYIINGVTYIIILGLCCLERDYFYNKK
- a CDS encoding S-ribosylhomocysteine lyase yields the protein MEVIQSFTIDHTQLKPGIYVSREDKGFTTFDLRITEPNKEPAVAPAAMHSMEHLMATWFRNSRAKDDVVYVGPMGCLTGMYIIMTGTYTAEDMRQLTIECLEWIITQTEVPATRPEACGNYLLHDLPMCIWECRRYLDRLKNDFHSEYTKLQITLDDGKVFADA